One window of Botrimarina mediterranea genomic DNA carries:
- a CDS encoding beta strand repeat-containing protein, which translates to MKATSAFLLCLVLCATAAQAVIIVSGTDSGIYDSSGGAGSIDYTLQGSGNALVFGTYIDNTYTPSGIQFGGATADGFVQDGRTSLFYFYDPVDMGSFSFNVSAGSANSAYFVYELSNVDTSFAPDLGTGNSITTTTDNRFITNFIGVNNADGSALTSTGIQSLFGVGNANGAIGGGAVGAGIADELATGVAGLKSLTWDGFGGGFSQGEVSAAFVGLAGGPVSWAIDGGGDWSLNSNWNGGAPSSGGEALLGNILSTPNSPATISLDAPGINLSKLTISNPNRYVVTGPQTLTLSGDAEISVGGGTHEIAATITGSSGLLKSGGDNLILSGVNTYTGGTTIQGGSLQLANSGAVPGDVTMAAAGELRFIEGFNGAFAGNITGSGAVVLDNSMTTETVTFNSAKSISGAVNINGGTLAVSNSGALGTADGTAATWTRVSGDELGGVEDTGKLALTGGVNIASEFLVLGPRANAAIDAVHLTSSGANTWGGNIKGEATGSQYNIESTSGTLTLSGTLSAPEGDGGAVAYVFSGAGNTNLTGRITDAETNASGDTFVGAPNAEDNVSVIKRGSGTLTIGTATTLQADYWQAGTVVEGGTLVVLSNGANGGELWGPVEVQSGAVLDVDNFSSYSTQVDQLISGGGTIQAQTLALFDDAQVSPGDGGVGTLTVNGNVVMNAGGGGGGTLQFELGDTTAIGDSDLIDVNGNVTTAGGAPSMTVSVVAAEGSLAAGQYKLISHNGAAINVSGLTPAFLDSLGNALTTRQSLAISSASGAVNLDVTGTAGSLTWTGANGTAWDKNTTQNWVDGGAEVFYDLDQVTFDDSAGANSTVDISGEDVYPSVVTFNSSTGNTYTVTGTNGFGGQTPLNLTGDVTVSLGNTNTHEGDISLASGTTLEINGGAHTFSGEISGAGSVVFQTGATLNGANTFTGEVTINGGTVFPNSATAFGTTDAGTTLNGGAIWYNFQNLAVAEPMTLNGGSVIVAGNDASAVSFTGPVSVGAGGGTFLVNGGLGGDALAITNNVTGSESGVVTVNVGPNSVATLTANVSNNGALSKVGTGILALAASAAVSSPVIEVNGGTLDVTAKPSLVLGDGQMLTGNLSTVSGNVTAGSGSTIRVGGDGLPLSDAVYVDATWGAAESNTTLVGGGTLTPLNNVFGDQPEWNARTPFGNGGSVLQGQTSQPNPNSAPVLVTTVDGLQSGEEYEVWVNFWNDGSGWRVLAGDSESNLSLYDPANSVAASTLTYPTLVLTTEGNRTMLAGSLGTFTANASGEIQVYLDESSETGGGNRAWYDGLSVSVQEIIGATLTVTGDVTLQADSAVALDLGTPENSDLLSISGNLAAAGILDLSLDSQAPAPAEGDVFNLLDFTAASGVFDSIYVPGLGADLTWDDANLLTTGELSVVSFEGLLGDFNDDGVVNAADYTVWRDNVGTSFDLNGNGNELADSAGLVDAADYQLWARNYGAQAASSLASVPEPSALMLALTAGLLAARRQRIEN; encoded by the coding sequence GCCCGACCTCGGGACGGGAAACTCGATCACTACAACGACCGATAATCGCTTCATCACCAACTTTATCGGCGTCAACAACGCCGATGGCTCGGCGCTCACTTCCACCGGCATCCAGTCCCTGTTCGGCGTGGGGAACGCCAATGGGGCGATCGGTGGCGGAGCGGTCGGCGCCGGCATCGCCGACGAACTCGCCACGGGCGTCGCCGGTTTGAAGTCCCTAACGTGGGACGGCTTCGGCGGCGGCTTCTCGCAGGGAGAGGTCTCCGCGGCGTTCGTCGGGTTGGCCGGCGGCCCGGTCTCGTGGGCGATCGACGGCGGCGGCGACTGGAGCCTCAACAGCAACTGGAACGGCGGCGCGCCGAGCAGCGGCGGCGAGGCTCTGTTGGGCAACATCCTCTCCACGCCGAACTCTCCCGCAACGATCAGTCTCGACGCTCCCGGCATCAACCTCAGCAAGCTGACGATCAGCAACCCCAACCGTTACGTCGTCACCGGACCCCAGACGCTGACGCTGAGCGGCGACGCCGAGATCTCGGTCGGTGGCGGCACGCACGAGATCGCCGCGACGATCACCGGGTCGTCGGGCTTATTGAAGAGCGGCGGCGACAACCTGATCCTCTCGGGCGTCAACACCTACACGGGCGGCACGACCATCCAGGGTGGTTCGCTGCAACTCGCCAACAGCGGCGCCGTGCCGGGCGATGTCACCATGGCAGCGGCCGGCGAGCTGCGCTTCATTGAAGGCTTCAACGGCGCGTTCGCCGGGAACATCACCGGCAGCGGCGCGGTTGTGCTCGACAACTCGATGACGACTGAGACCGTCACGTTCAACTCGGCCAAGTCGATCTCGGGCGCGGTCAACATCAACGGCGGCACGCTAGCCGTCAGCAACAGCGGCGCGTTGGGCACGGCGGACGGGACCGCGGCGACTTGGACACGGGTGAGTGGCGACGAACTAGGCGGCGTCGAGGACACCGGCAAGCTCGCCCTGACGGGCGGCGTCAATATTGCTAGTGAGTTCCTCGTCCTCGGGCCGCGGGCAAATGCGGCGATCGACGCGGTTCACCTGACGAGCAGCGGCGCGAACACCTGGGGTGGCAACATCAAGGGTGAGGCGACCGGCTCGCAGTACAACATCGAATCGACTTCTGGAACGCTCACGCTTAGCGGCACCCTCTCTGCTCCCGAGGGGGACGGCGGCGCGGTGGCCTACGTCTTCTCGGGCGCCGGCAACACCAACCTGACCGGCCGGATCACCGACGCCGAGACCAACGCCAGCGGCGACACCTTCGTCGGCGCCCCGAACGCCGAAGACAACGTTAGCGTGATAAAGCGTGGGTCCGGCACGCTGACGATCGGCACAGCCACCACGCTCCAAGCGGACTACTGGCAGGCCGGGACGGTCGTCGAGGGGGGCACGCTGGTGGTCCTCTCCAACGGCGCCAACGGCGGCGAGCTCTGGGGACCCGTCGAGGTGCAGAGTGGCGCGGTCCTTGATGTCGATAACTTCTCGAGCTACTCAACGCAGGTCGATCAACTCATCTCGGGTGGTGGAACGATTCAGGCCCAGACCCTGGCTCTCTTCGACGACGCCCAGGTCAGCCCTGGCGATGGCGGGGTGGGTACGCTGACCGTGAACGGCAACGTCGTGATGAACGCAGGCGGCGGTGGCGGCGGCACGCTCCAGTTCGAACTGGGCGACACCACGGCCATCGGCGACAGCGACCTGATCGACGTCAACGGCAACGTCACGACGGCGGGCGGCGCGCCCAGCATGACGGTCAGCGTCGTCGCGGCCGAGGGCAGTCTCGCCGCGGGGCAGTACAAGCTGATCTCTCACAACGGCGCGGCGATCAACGTCAGCGGCCTCACGCCGGCGTTCCTGGATTCCTTGGGCAACGCGCTCACGACGCGACAGTCGCTGGCGATCAGCTCGGCTAGCGGCGCGGTGAACCTCGACGTCACCGGCACGGCGGGGAGTCTCACCTGGACCGGCGCCAACGGGACGGCGTGGGACAAGAACACCACGCAGAACTGGGTCGATGGCGGCGCCGAAGTCTTCTACGACCTCGACCAGGTCACGTTCGACGATTCGGCGGGCGCCAACAGCACCGTCGATATCTCGGGTGAGGACGTCTACCCCTCGGTCGTCACGTTCAATAGCTCGACCGGCAACACCTACACGGTGACCGGCACGAACGGCTTCGGCGGTCAGACGCCCCTCAACCTGACGGGCGATGTGACGGTCTCGCTTGGGAATACGAACACGCACGAGGGCGACATCAGTCTTGCCTCGGGCACGACCCTTGAGATCAACGGCGGCGCCCATACGTTCTCGGGTGAGATCAGCGGCGCCGGGTCGGTTGTCTTCCAGACGGGCGCTACTCTGAACGGGGCCAACACGTTCACCGGCGAGGTGACGATCAACGGCGGCACCGTGTTCCCGAACTCGGCGACCGCTTTCGGGACCACCGATGCGGGGACGACCCTCAATGGTGGGGCTATCTGGTACAACTTCCAGAACCTGGCGGTCGCCGAGCCGATGACGCTCAACGGCGGCAGCGTGATTGTCGCGGGCAACGACGCGTCGGCCGTGAGTTTCACCGGTCCGGTGAGCGTCGGCGCCGGCGGCGGCACGTTCCTCGTCAACGGTGGGCTCGGCGGCGACGCCCTCGCTATCACGAACAACGTCACGGGTTCGGAATCGGGGGTCGTCACCGTCAACGTCGGCCCGAACTCGGTCGCCACGCTCACCGCCAACGTTTCTAACAACGGCGCGTTGAGCAAGGTCGGCACCGGCATCCTCGCCCTGGCCGCTTCGGCGGCTGTTTCGTCGCCGGTGATCGAAGTCAACGGCGGCACGCTCGACGTCACCGCAAAGCCGTCCCTCGTGCTCGGCGATGGGCAGATGCTGACGGGCAACCTGAGCACCGTTAGCGGCAACGTCACCGCTGGCAGCGGTTCGACAATCCGGGTCGGCGGCGACGGCTTGCCGTTGTCGGACGCCGTGTATGTCGACGCCACCTGGGGCGCCGCCGAGAGCAACACCACGCTGGTGGGCGGCGGAACCCTCACGCCACTCAACAATGTCTTCGGCGACCAGCCCGAATGGAACGCCCGGACCCCGTTCGGTAACGGCGGCAGTGTACTGCAAGGCCAGACGTCGCAGCCGAACCCGAACTCCGCGCCCGTGCTCGTGACGACGGTTGACGGGCTGCAGTCCGGCGAGGAGTACGAGGTCTGGGTCAACTTCTGGAACGACGGCTCCGGCTGGCGGGTGCTCGCCGGTGATTCGGAGAGCAACCTGTCGCTCTACGACCCGGCCAACAGCGTGGCCGCCTCGACGCTGACTTATCCGACCCTCGTGCTCACGACCGAGGGGAACCGAACGATGCTCGCCGGCAGCCTCGGCACGTTTACCGCGAACGCCTCGGGTGAGATCCAGGTGTACCTCGACGAGAGCAGTGAGACCGGCGGCGGCAATCGCGCCTGGTACGACGGTCTCTCGGTCTCGGTGCAAGAGATCATCGGCGCGACTCTGACCGTTACGGGCGACGTGACCCTGCAAGCCGACTCGGCGGTCGCGCTGGACCTCGGCACTCCCGAGAACTCGGACCTGCTGAGTATTTCTGGCAACTTGGCCGCCGCCGGCATCCTCGACCTCTCGCTCGACTCGCAAGCGCCGGCTCCGGCGGAGGGCGATGTGTTCAACCTCTTGGACTTCACTGCCGCTAGCGGCGTCTTTGACTCGATCTACGTTCCGGGGTTGGGCGCCGACCTGACGTGGGACGACGCCAATCTGCTCACCACCGGCGAGCTGAGCGTCGTCAGCTTCGAGGGTTTGCTCGGCGACTTCAACGACGACGGCGTCGTCAACGCGGCTGACTACACCGTGTGGCGTGACAATGTCGGCACCAGCTTCGACCTCAACGGCAACGGCAATGAGCTTGCCGATAGCGCGGGCTTGGTGGACGCCGCCGACTACCAGCTGTGGGCTCGGAACTACGGCGCCCAAGCCGCGTCGTCGTTGGCCAGCGTGCCCGAACCGTCGGCTCTGATGTTAGCGCTGACCGCGGGATTGCTCGCAGCCCGGCGGCAGCGAATTGAGAACTGA